The DNA sequence GATATTCCAGGTTGAGCTTGAGTCAAGTcttttacatttaaataaattatatgactcGTCAAAAAATCATGTCTATTATTACATTCATTgattcttaatttaattaagaagaGTGATTGATCACATGCTTCACATCCAAACACTTGTAGGTTTGTAAGTTATTCAAGTCGAGTCGAGTacattattattcaaatttgtttgaattaatatcGAGTttgaaaaaagttatatttgaatttgatttgattgtagttttaattggatcaaatatGAGTTGAACTcgagtaataaaatatttttaagtatattttattatttttatactaatgGAATCGAGCAGTAGTCGAGCTTGAAAACttattgaacaaaatattctgtttttaaatttaataaatcgaATTCAAACGATAAAATCAAGTATTGAATAGTTTGATTTAGTTTTTAACCCATATTACttgaaaagcaagaaaaagaaaagagaaaagaaaaattcattaattataaaaagaagcaaatggaatagtagtatatataatagagGAAGCAACAGATATATAACAGcgtagaattaattaaaaaaacaaggGGCTAAAGCACCTGGTTTTCTTGTCAAGGTCAAAAGATTTTGTTTCAGCACACTGAAACCATAGCTTCCATGTTAAACTTTTCCACCAAATCCAATCTGTTTCATTGCAACTAGTCAAATAAAGTACCcctttaatttcatatataataataacttacGCACAGTCTACGACTCAATcggtgttttatttttcaaagtaTTGATCGCTCTAACTTTATATAATCGTcgtgaatttattttgaaaaaacaccTGACTAGGGAGAAGAAGTTCTTAGTATTCATTCCTATGGGAATGGGAATGAAAAACAAGAGATACTCTTTCTCGAAATATGGACAAATGGGAGTTTAACTCCGAAAGAAGCACTTCATTTTGAGACTTATACAAGTTTCTCAAACTTCTTATTTGCAATCAATATAGGACGTCCAATTAcgtgaataataaaattaattaatacaccAACTCTAGCTATAAATATGAGAGATCCCATGTACACAGTTACTACATACGTAAAATCTTGATAAtcattatcaatttatatatttctgtagttttgtattttcaaacattCCAAGTATTCGAAATCGAAATGGGGCGTTGGATGAAACCAGATGTAAGCGTCGAAAATTTCATGCTATATATCCATTAATTAGAACAGTATATAGGGATAGGTATATGTTTATTGTGATGGAAGTGGAATTGATTAACAGGTTTACCCGCTTGTGGCTGCCATGAGCTTTGTGACGGGGATGTGCCTGTTTCAGCTCACTCGCAATGCCCTCCTCAATCCTGATGTCAGGTACGTACCTAGCTAcccccttttttttctcttttaaccATATCTGTCTTCGTCTTTTTATAAATGGATGTCAATGAGATTTGACTTCGTTTGCTTGATCTGATGCTAATACCATATTCCACGGCCGTCCGTGCCAGAATCAACAAAGCTCATCGGAGAAGAGCAGTTCTTGAAAATCAAGAGGAAGGAGAAAAGTATGCAGAGCACAGCCTACGCAAGTTCCTCCGCACACGCCCACCGGAAGTCATGCCTTCCCTCAACCGCTTCTTCTCCGACCACAAGTGATGTCCGCACCATGTATTTTTACGTACCGTCTGCCGCCGCCAACCTCAAGTTGATGAAGCTGTGTGTGAATCCTTTTTGAACTTgaagttatatatatgttaattttattatttctttgttgATTGTAATCGAAATCTCcgtgttaattaaataaattaattgtcctctccattttcttttgagtAATAATCATgtcattatattattcttccaagaaattaatatatacatcaatatattatttcacgacaatcaaatttaaaaaataatattacaaaatttgatataaatattcatttatatatatatatataatgaaatcggaatttataatttcatatttatgatAAGATGTTAATTAACAACTAATTAAGAAGTCATTAGTAGAATAATGCATGTGGATTTAtcttaatgaaaaattgaaaacaagaaagactaatcaaattaataatataatctaACTAGATTTGATTGGTCAACTTTTTAACGAGGCCCTGAAATGGACACCGACtttaattattctttcctCGACTGGAAAATGCTCAATTTTGTCACTATGTTTCCGCTGCAACTCATTCGCAACTTTAACATCTCCCTCTATACTATAATACTCTCTTCTTGCTGTCCTAATACCAACTCCACGTCAAAAAGACCTATTCATAATCGTTTTGATCgaacttaaattaattatatgacaagtataatatgtttattatataattaatatgcagttatgaaaaatgaccaatcacaCAACAAATGTATTACGTTTATATTGTGATTGGTTTGATTCGATTAAACCTGTTTAAGTAAGAATTCTTAAtgtaatcataaaaaataaa is a window from the Sesamum indicum cultivar Zhongzhi No. 13 linkage group LG15, S_indicum_v1.0, whole genome shotgun sequence genome containing:
- the LOC105177540 gene encoding uncharacterized protein LOC105177540; translation: MGRWMKPDVYPLVAAMSFVTGMCLFQLTRNALLNPDVRINKAHRRRAVLENQEEGEKYAEHSLRKFLRTRPPEVMPSLNRFFSDHK